In one window of Macrotis lagotis isolate mMagLag1 chromosome 5, bilby.v1.9.chrom.fasta, whole genome shotgun sequence DNA:
- the OAZ3 gene encoding LOW QUALITY PROTEIN: ornithine decarboxylase antizyme 3 (The sequence of the model RefSeq protein was modified relative to this genomic sequence to represent the inferred CDS: deleted 1 base in 1 codon), with amino-acid sequence MMPCNPCFKSVVVTERDSLTLRPRCCLQCSESLAGLQVGRSTEQGDHEQLKELYSAGNLTVLANDSLLHQDPVQLDFHFRLTPQASAHWHGLLCDHRLFLDIPYRALDQGNRESLTATLEYVEEKTDVDSVFVNFHNARNDRGALLRAFSYMGFEVVRPDHPALPPWDNVIFMVYPLEREYSHLPSKPS; translated from the exons ATGATGCCTTGTAACCCTTGTTTCAAAAG CGTCGTCGTAACTGAGAGGGATAGTTTGACACTCCGACCTCGGTGCTGCCTCCAGTGCTCC GAGTCCCTAGCAGGCCTCCAGGTGGGCAGAAGCACTGAGCAGGGAGACCACGAGCAGCTCAAAGAGCTGTACTCG gcTGGGAACCTGACGGTGCTAGCTAATGACTCCCTGCTTCACCAGGACCCAGTACAGTTAGATTTTCATTTCCGCCTCACCCCTCAGGCTTCTGCCCACTGGCATGGCCTTCTTTGTGACCACCGACTGTTCCTGGACATCCCCTACCGGGCGCTGGACCAAGGCAATCGGGAGAG TTTGACAGCGACACTGGAGTATGTGGAGGAGAAAACAGATGTGGACTCTGTGTTTGTGAACTTCCACAATGCTAGGAATGACCGAG GTGCTTTGCTTCGGGCCTTCAGCTACATGGGCTTTGAGGTGGTTAGACCTGACCACCCTGCCCTCCCACCCTGGGACAATGTCATCTTTATGGTATACCCCCTTGAGAGGGAATACAGCCACTTACCCAGTAAGCCTTCCTGA
- the TDRKH gene encoding tudor and KH domain-containing protein, translated as MQVKTPEKMSTEWSSWTNLSTIQKIALGLGIPASLTVAYILYRRYRESREERLTFVGEDDIEVEMRVPQEAVKLIIGRQGANIKQLRKQTGARIDVDTEDVGEERVLLISGFPVQVCKAKAAIHQILTENTPVYEQLSVPQRSVGRIIGRGGETIRAICKSSGAKITCDKESEGTLLLTRLIKISGTQKEVAAAKHLILEKVSEDEELRKRIAHSAESRVQRKQPISVKREEVAGPGGSGEPAFPKDLSTSKKLTPLLTAAPSRGGGDMAGPRPERMEHSHEKKLSDSKCHEDVGAQANPEMPKFEIPSPDFSFHADEYLEVYVSASENPNHFWIQIIGSRSLQLDKLVNEMTQYYENNQSPEDLTVHVGDIVAAPLPTDGPWYRARVLGTLENGNLDLYFVDFGDNGESPLKDLRAIRSDFLSLPFQAIECSLARIVPSGEQWEEEALDEFDRLTHCAEWKPLVAKISSYVQTGISTWPEIHLYDTSNGQNLDIGLELVRQGYAIELPQDVGEGDAAVPEMLQDILATETDASLDSLMSETKKSPGETPHTLSCLSLSEAASVSGDDGVLAEDDLL; from the exons ATGCAGGTTAAGACTCCAGAGAAAATGTCCACTGAATGGTCTTCTTGGACAAATCTGTCAACCATTCAGAAAATAGCACTGGGCCTTGGAATTCCAGCCAGCCTGACCGTTGCTTATATCCTCTATCGAAGATATAGAGAAAGCAGAG aagaacGCTTGACATTCGTTGGGGAAGATGATATTGAGGTGGAGATGCGGGTTCCTCAGGAGGCTGTGAAGCTGATTATTGGCCGACAAGGAGCCAATATTAAACAA TTGAGGAAGCAGACTGGTGCCCGTATTGATGTGGACACAGAAGATGTAGGTGAGGAGCGGGTGCTGCTCATAAGTGGTTTTCCTGTCCAGGTTTGCAAAGCCAAAGCAGCAATCCACCAGATCCTGACAGAGAACACCCCGGTGTATGAACAGCTTTCAGTACCTCAGAGATCTGTGGGCAGAATTATAG GGAGAGGTGGAGAGACTATTCGTGCCATCTGTAAGAGTTCTGGAGCCAAAATCACCTGTGACAAGGAATCAGAAGGGACATTGCTTCTAACACGACTCATAAAGATTTCAGGAACACAGAAGGAAGTGGCAGCAGCtaag CATCTTATCCTAGAAAAAGTTTCAGAAGACGAAGAACTTCGGAAGAGGATTGCTCATTCAGCAGAATCTAGAGTACAGCGCAAGCAGCCCATCAGTGTCAAGAGAGAAGAAGTGGCAGGGCCTGGAGGATCTGGGGAGCCAGCTTTTCCTAAAGACTTGAGCACCAGCAAGAAACTGACCCCACTGCTAACTGCAGCTCCTAGCCGAGGAGGAGGAGATATGGCTGGGCCAAGACCAGAGCGGATGGAACATTCCCATGAAAAAAAGCTTAGTGACAGCAAATGCCATGAGGATGTGGGAGCCCAAGCCAATCCAGAAATGCCAAAGTTTGAAA TCCCCAGCCCTGACTTCAGTTTCCATGCTGATGAGTATCTGGAAGTCTATGTGTCTGCCTCTGAAAACCCCAACCATTTCTGGATCCAGATTATTGGCTCCCGCAGTTTACAACTGGACAAGCTGGTCAATGAGATGACCCAATACTATGAGAACAATCAGTCA CCTGAAGATCTGACCGTGCACGTGGGTGACATTGTAGCTGCACCTTTACCTACAGATGGACCCTGGTATCGGGCCCGGGTCCTGGGTACCCTCGAGAATGGGAACCTGGATCTCTACTTTGTTGATTTTGGAGATAATGGGGAAAGCCCACTCAAGGACTTGAGAGCTATCAG gagtGACTTTCTAAGCCTCCCATTTCAAGCAATAGAATGTAGTCTAGCAAGGATTGTTCCCTCAG GTGAGCAGTGGGAAGAGGAAGCCCTGGATGAGTTTGACCGCCTCACTCATTGTGCAGAATGGAAGCCTCTGGTGGCCAAGATCTCTAGCTATGTCCAAACAGGGATTTCTACTTGGCCTGAAATCCATCTTTATGACACAAGTAATGGACAG aATCTCGATATTGGGCTAGAACTAGTGCGCCAGGGTTATGCAATTGAACTCCCCCAAGACGTGGGAGAAGGAGATGCTGCTGTCCCTGAGATGCTACAGGATATCTTG GCCACAGAGACAGATGCCTCTCTGGACAGCCTGATGTCTGAGACCAAGAAGAGCCCTGGAGAGACACCGCATACTCTCTCATGCCTCAGCTTGTCAG AAGCTGCCTCAGTCTCTGGTGATGATGGTGTTCTTGCAGAAGATGATTTGCTCTGA